The genomic region GATAAGAGATCTTTAACATTTGATAGAATGGAGGCGATATCCGACGTAGAAAAATGCACTAAATTAACTGGTATTACAGTCCGTGCTGATGATTTTATTTCTGATGCTTTACAGGCGGTATGTCTGCTGATGGAGGATGGTAGTCATCTTATATTTTCGCATAGATCATTCCAAGAATATTTTGTCGCATTGTTCGTTGCCAACGCGCTGCCACATGTTCAAGAGAAAATTGTAGAGCGCTTATGGAGCAATGCGTGGGGCGATGGAGTGATTCCGCTACTGTATGAGATTAATCAGGATATTACGGAGGCTAAGATTCTAATTCCATGGCTTCGCGCATTTGTTTCCAACAATAATATTGTTGATTCAGTAGAAAGAGGCGATTTTATCAATTTTTTACGAAGGAATGTTATAACTATATCTGGAACAACAAAGGGTACATCTCGTATATCTTCTCGCACTAACCGAGATATGGCGCTCGTTATAATTCTGCATAATATTGGCGTAGCGCAATTCAGCAGATGGGGCTCCCAGTCTCTCGATGTAGAAGAAGAAAATAGATATCTACATAAGTTATTCAATAGAGAGGACGATAAGCCGGTTTCTTATTCTTTTGATGCCCCCAATCTTCCCGAAGAACTATATGACTACCTCGATTGGAGGCGCGAAATCCCCACGCTATCCGTTTCAATGTTGCAAGAATTGCGGGCCTATCTTGCTGCGCTCGAAGAAAAGCATGCAAAGATGGAGCGTACTTTGGACGATCTGCTATCCTAGGCATCTTTGTGCTCTAGCTCGGCCCGATCTCCCGGCCCGCCGCCACGGCCTCCTCGGTCGCCTTGCGCATCTTCTGGCCGTCATAGCCGATGCGCTTCACCGGGGTCACCTTCAGCACGCGGCGGTTCGGCGTGTCGTTCAGCTTCACGAACAGCTTCTGGGCCTCCTCGTCGCCGCCGCGCAGGCGCTTGGCGAGTAGCGGCAGGAACCAGTCGATGGTGGCCTGGTCCTTGAACACCTCGCAGGTGCCCTTGTAGGTCAGCGCCCGGCTGGCGAGCGTGCTGGTGCCCTTGCTGGTGATGGCGATGGACACGCGCGGATCGCGCTCGACGGCCTGCACCCGCACGCGCAGCGACGACACCGACAGCCAGAAACAGCCCTTCTCGAAGATGTAGGACATGATCACGCCGACGGGCCAGCCTTCCTTGGTCGACCACATGAAGGTGCACTCGTTCTGCGCCGCGATCAGCTCGGCCTCGGCCTGCTCGTCGAGGGTGTAGCCGCCGACATAGTCGTAGTTGAAAGGCTTCTCGGTCATGGTGTCTCTCCCCTTGTCTGGCGAGAGTGTAACGGGTGATAGGCTTCCCGTTCCATCCCATAGTCGTCATTCCCGCGCACGCGGGAACCCAGTTGGGGAAGGGGCTGAATGTCCGTGCCGCTCGGTTACGAAAGAAACTTCGTTCGTTGAAGAGGCTCGTAAGCAGTCAACCAGTCCTACGAAGAGCTGGGTCCCCGCGTGCGTGTTGTGTCCCGGAAGGTTAGCCAAGAGTTCGGCAGGTGCCTTGTGTCCGAGGCATCGCAGTCTGGTTCGATTGTAGTCCCTGACGAAGGCGAGGATGAAGTCGTTCCGCTGCTGGTGGGTTTCGAAGCGGTTCTTGCCATTGTTGGCGTCGATGGGAGGGTGATTCCGGATGGCCTCGGCGAGGCGCCGGTTGAAGCGCTCGGCCATGCCGTTGGTTTGCGGCCGGTAGGGTCTGGTCAGCTTGTGCTTAATGGCGTGCTTTTGACAGATCTTGTCGAAGGGATGCTCGCCGGTGCCGTTGTCGCGCTTGCGCCAGCGGGCATCGCCGAAGCGGTCGGTAAACTCGGAGCCATTGTCGGTCAGGATTGTGTGGACGGGATAGCCGAAGCTTTCCAGGAACCGCTGCAGGCAACCGGCGACGATCGGCCCGCTCCGGGTCTCTATGATCTCGACATGGACGAAGCGGGTTGTCCGCTCGATGGCCACGAAGACGTAAGCGGCCTTGCGCTCCAAGCGTGGCAGATGCTTCAGGTCGATGTGCACATAGCCGAAGGGCTCGCTCGCAAAGGGTTCAGCGGGTCGTTCCGAAGGCTTGGGCCGTCTGGACACACCCCGGCGCTGGAAGCAGCGATGCAGGGCCGAGCGGGAGATATTGGGGCGAATGCAGCGGCGCATCACCTCCAGGGCGTCGTCCAGCGACAGATTGAGATCGGTGCGAAGCCCAACCGCGATCTCTTCCTCCTCAAAGGTAAAGTCCGTGGCCAGGGTATGCGGCGTACAGGAATGATCGGCGACATCCACGCGCCCCTTCCAACGACGCACCGTCCGTTCACTGACATTCAGTTCCGTCACCAACTCGGCAACCGACAGCGGGCTGGACTGGATATAGGCCCTCGTCTTCGGCGTCGTCGTCGCGTTCGCGTGCAACTTCACAAGCATCGGCGTTCCTCCACCCAGCGGATGCCACAGGCTACACCAAAGCTATCAACCCAACCCTCCGGGACACAACACGTGCGCGGGGATGACGGTCGACTATTATCTGTCGAGCAACCGCGCCGCGTCCCGCACGATGCGCTCGGCGATCACGGTCGCCGGCTCCTCGCTCGCCAATGAAAACGACTGCCCCGCCCAGACCGGCGAGAAGTCGGGTCTGCCGTCAGCCTCGGCCGCCTTGCGCAGGCTGGCGATGGCGTTCGAGGCGAGCGGGAAGGCGGGCGCGTCCGGGTTGATGGGGCCGACATCCCGCACCAGCCGGGTGGTGAAGCCGCGCGCCGGGCGGCCGGTGATCACGTTGGTCATGGCGGTGGGGCCGCCTGCCGCCAGCGCCTTCCGGTGGAGGGTGCTGGTCAGCGCCTCGGGGCTGCGCAGGAACGCGGTGCCGACCTGCACGGCCGCTGCGCCCAGCACCAGGGCGGCGGCCATGGCGCGGCCGTCGCTGACGCCGCCCGCTGCGATCACCGGCACCTTCACCGCGTCGGTGACCAGCGGCACCAGTGAGAAGGTGCCGGTCTGGGTGGCGGTGTCGAGGCCCAGGAACATGCCGCGGTGGCCGCCGGCCTCGGCGCCTTGCGCGATGACGGCATCGACGCCGCTTCGCTCCAGCCAGACCGCTTCATCGACGGTGGTGGCCGAGGCGATGATCCTCGCACCCGTTGCCCTGACCCGCGCGAGCAGCGGTGCGGCTGGCAAGCCGAAATGGAAACTGACCACTTCGGGGCGGCTGTCCTCGACCACGGCGCAGGCCGCCTCGTCGAAGGGCCGGCGCGGCGGTGCGTCCGGGCCGTCGGGGACCGGACCGTAAAGCGCCGCGATCTTCGCACGCCATGCCTGCTCGCGGGCCGGGTCGGGCTCGGGCGGCGTGTGGCAGAAGAAGTTGAGGTTGAGCGGGCCGGTCGCCTGCTGACGGATCACGCCGATCTCGGCGCGCATCTGTTCGGGGCTCAGCAGCGCGCAGGGCAGCGCGGGCAGGCCGCCCGCCTTTGCCACGGCGACAGCGAGCGCCGAGCCTGCGCTGCCGGCCATGGGCGCGAGCAGCAAGGGATGGTCGATCCCGAACAGGTCGAGGATGCGCCGGTCCTGCCACATGGAAACCTCCCGCTTTGCCTGCGGAAAATGTAGGCCACGATCGGCGGCGGACACTGTGTTTTATTCCTCCGCGGCGCTGCGGATGTGCGCCGTCAGTCGCCGCGTCGCAAATCGTCCAGGATGCGGTCGTTGTCGAGCAGGGGCTCGCGGCGGTCTTCCCAGGTGGCGCTGTCGGCGATCATCTCGTGGGCGGTTTCCGCCTTGATGCCGAAGACCAGGGCGACCAGAGCGCGGGCATCGTCGAAATCGCCGGCCGCGGCCCTGATGATGGCCAGGACCTCTTCGGTTTCCGCACCGTCCGCGAGTATCTCGCGGCACGCGCGCACCAGGCCGGCGCGCCGGCCTTCATCCATGACCGATCAGCGCGGCAGCTCGGTCGCGCCCATCAGCCACAAATCCACGGCACGGGCGGCCTGGCGGCCTTCGCGGATCGCCCAGACGACCAGCGACTGGCCGCGGCGCATGTCGCCGGCGGCGAATACCTTCTCGACCGAGGACTGGTACCGCACCGTATCGGCGCCCACATTGCCGCGCGGGTCGAGCGTCACGCCCAGCTGCTGGAGCATGCCCTCGTGGACCGGGCTGACGAAGCCCATGGCCAGCAGCACCAGGTCGGCCGGGATGCGGAACTCGGTCCCGGGAAGCGGCTGGAACTTCTCGTCGACGCGGACGCAGTTGAGGCCGGTGACGTGGCCGTTCTCGCCCTCGAAGCTCACCGTGTTCACCGCGAAGTCGCGGATGGCGCCTTCGGCCTGCGACGACGACGTGCGCATCTTCATGGGCCAGTTCGGCCAGACCAGCGCCTTGTTCTCGTGCTCGGGCGGCTGCGGCATGATCTCGATCTGGGTCACCGACAGGGCGCCCTGGCGGAAGCTGGTGCCGATGCAGTCGGAACCGGTGTCGCCGCCGCCGATGACGACCACGTTCTTGCCGCCCGCCAGGATCTCCTTGACGTTGCCGACAGGCTCGCCGCCGACGCGGCGGTTCTGCTGCGGCAGGAAGTCCATGGCGAATTCGATGCCGTCGAGCTCGCGGCCGGGCACGGGCAGGTCGCGGGCCTTTTCGGCGCCGCCGGTCAGCAGCACGGCGTCGAACTTCTTCATCAGGTCGCCCGCCTCGATGTCGACACCCACATGCACGCCGGTCTCGAAGATCACGCCCTCGGCCTCCATCTGGGCCACGCGGCGGTCGATGACGTGCTTTTCCATCTTGAAGTCGGGGATGCCGTAGCGCAGCAGGCCGCCGACCTTGCGGTTCTTCTCGAACAGGGTCACTTCATGGCCGGCGCGGGCCAGTTGCTGCGCGGCCGCCATGCCCGCCGGGCCGGAGCCGACCACCGCCACCTTCTTGCCGGTGCGGTAGGGCGCGGGACGGGGCTGTACCCAGCCTTCCTCGAAAGCCCGGTCGATGATGGCGCATTCGAGGGTCTTGATGGTGACCGGCTTGTCGTCGATGTTCAGCGTGCACGACGCCTCGCAGGGCGCCGGGCAGATGCGGCCGGTGAATTCGGGGAAGTTGTTGGTGGAATCGAGCGTGATGAACGCTTCCTTCCACTCGTTGCGGTACACCAGATCGTTGAAGTCCGGGATGATGTTGTTCACCGGACAGCCGTTGTGACAGAACGGAATGCCGCAATCCATGCAGCGCGCGGCCTGCTTGTTCAGCTCCTCGGCCGGCAGCGGGATGACGAAATCGTTGTAGTTCTTGACCCGCTCTTCGACCGGGGCGTATTTCCGGTCGAGACGGTCGAATTCCTTGAAGCCGGTAGGCTTGCCCATATCAGCGTCCTCCCGCCGCGGCGACGGCGCGCTGCACGTTCCGCTTTGCTTGCATCTGCTCCAGCGCCATCCGGTAGTCGACCGGCATGACCTTGATGAATTTGGGCAGATATTCCGCCCAGTTTTCCAGGATGTGCCTGGCCCTGTCGCTGCCCGTATAGCGCAGGTGCTTCTTCAGCAGCAGGCACAGGCGTTCGGCGTCGTACCGGGTCATGTCGTGATCCAGGTCGACGATGCCGTGGTTCTCCAGGTCGCCCTGCAGGTGCAGGATGCGGTTCATCAATTCGTCCTCGGCCGGGATCGGCGCGATCTCGACCATCTGCAGGTTCACCCGGCGGTCGAAATCGCCTTCCTCGTCCAGCACATAGGCGATGCCGCCCGACATGCCGGCCGCGAAGTTGCGCCCGGTCTTGCCGATGACGGCGACGATGCCGCCGGTCATGTATTCGCAGCCGTGGTCGCCCACGCCCTCGACGACCGCGGTCGCGCCCGAATTGCGAACGGCGAAGCGTTCGCCCGCGACGCCGCGGAAGTAGCACTCGCCGGCGATGGCGCCGTAGAGCACCGTATTGCCGACAATGATGCTATCGGGTGCCGGGAACTGGCTTTCACGGTGCGGGTAGATGACGACCCGGCCGCCCGAGAGGCCCTTGCCCACATAATCGTTGCCTTCGCCTTCCAGCTCGAACGACACGCCCCTGGCGAGGAACGCGCCGAAGCTCTGGCCGGCGGTGCCGGTCAGCTTCACCGCGATGGTGTCCTCGGGCAGACCGGCGTGGCCGTAGCGCTTGGCCACTTCGCCCGACAGCATGGCGCCAACCGTCCGGTTGACGTTGCGTACGGGGATGTCGATCTTCACCGGCGTGCCGTCGACCAGCGCGGGCTGCGCCTGCTCGATCAGCACACGGTCCGGAATGTCCCAGATGCCGTGCTTCTGTTCCTCGTTGTGGAAAATGGCGACGTCGCCGTCAATGTCCGGCTTGTGAAACAGCCTGGTGAAGTCCAGGCCCTTGGCCTTCCAATGGTCGTGGGCCTTGCGCATGTCGAGCATGTCGACCCGGCCGATCATCTCGTTCATGGTGCGGAAGCCCATGGCGGCCATGTATTCGCGGACTTCCTCGGCAAGGAAGAAGAAATAGTTGATGACGTGCTCGGGCTGGCCGGTGAACTTCTTGCGCAGTTCCGGGTCCTGGGTGGCGACGCCGACCGGGCAGGTGTTCAGGTGACACTTGCGCATCATGATGCAACCGGCCGCGATCAGCGGCGCGGTGGCGAAGCCGAATTCGTCGGCCCCGAGCAGCGCACCCACGATCACGTCGCGGCCGGTCCGCAGACCGCCGTCGACCTGCACCGCGATGCGGCCGCGCAGGCGGTTCAGCACCAGGGTCTGCTGGGTCTCGGCGAGGCCGATTTCCCACGGCGATCCCGCATGCTTCAGCGAGGTCAGCGGGCTGGCGCCGGTGCCGCCTTCATAGCCCGAGATGGTGACGTGGTCGGCCTTCGCCTTCGAAACGCCGGCGGCAACCGTGCCCACGCCCACTTCCGACACCAGCTTGACGCTGACGCGGGCCTGCGGGTTGACGTTCTTCAGGTCGAAGATCAGCTGGGCCAGATCCTCGATCGAATAGATGTCGTGATGCGGCGGCGGCGAAATCAGGCCCACGCCCGGGGTCGAGTGCCGCACCTTGGCGATGATCTCGTCGACCTTGTGGCCGGGCAACTGGCCGCCTTCGCCGGGCTTTGCGCCCTGGGCCATCTTGATCTGGATGTCATCGGCGTTGACCAGATATTCGGCGGTCACGCCGAAGCGGCCGCTGGCCACCTGCTTGATGGCCGAGCGCATGGAATCGCCGTTGGGCATGGGCAGGAACCGGTCCGGCTCCTCGCCGCCCTCGCCGGTGTTCGACCTGCCGCCGATCCGGTTCATGGCGATGGCCAGGGTGGTGTGCGCCTCGCGGCTGATCGAGCCGAACGACATGGCGCCGGTCGAGAACCGCTTGACGATCTCGGACGCCGGCTCGACGTCCTCGAGCGGCACCGGGGTCGGCGCATGCTTGATGTTGAACAGGCTGCGCGGGGTGGTCAGACGCTCGCCCTCGTCGTTGATGGCGGCGGCGAACTGGCGGTAGCGCTCCTGGCTGTTGCCGCGCACGGCGTGCTGCAGGGCGCTGACCGTCTCCGGAGTCCACACATGGTCCTCGCCGCGGATGCGGTACATGTAGTCGCCGCCCACATCGAGCTGGTTGGCATAGACCGGCGAATGGCCGAAGGCCAGCTTGTGCCGGCGGACGCTCTCCTCGGCGATTTCGGGCAGGCCCGAGCCTTCGATCGTGGTGGGCGTGCCGTAGAAATAATCGTCGACGAACTGGCTGGTGAGGCCGACCGCGTCGAAGATCTGGGCGCCGCAATAGGACTGGTAGGTCGAGATGCCCATCTTGGACATGACCTTCAGGATGCCCTTCGAGATCGCCTTGACGTAACGCTCCTTGGCGGACTTCTCGGGAATCTGCTCGTCGAGGTGCGGCAGCATGTTGACGATGGTGTCGAATGCCAGCCACGGATTGATCGCCTCGGCGCCGTAACCCGCCAGCAGGCAGAAATGGTGCACCTCGCGTGCTTCGCCGGTCTCGATCACAAGGCCCGCGCCGGTGCGCAGGCCGCGCTTGATCAGATGCTGGTGCACCGCCGACGTGGCGAGCAGCGACGGAATCGGGATGCGGTCCTGGCTCACCGCCCGGTCGGACACGATGACGATGTTGTAGTCGGCCTCGACGCCCTCTTCCGCCTCGCTGCAGATGCGGTCCAGCGCGGCCTTCAGGCCGGCAGCGCCCTCTGACGACGGATAGGTGGCGTCGACGGTCAGGGTCTGGAACGGATTGCCGGCCACGTCGCCGATGTGCCTGATCTTTTCCAGATCGGCATTGGTCAGGATCGGCTGGTGCACTTCCAGCCGCTTGTGGCCGCCTGCGCCCAGGCCCAGCAGATTGGGCCGCGGGCCGATGAACGACGTCAGCGACATGACAAGTTCCTCGCGGATCGGATCGATCGGCGGGTTGGTCACCTGGGCGAAGCGCTGCTTGAAATAGGAATATAGCGGCTTGGGTAGGTTCGACAGCGCCGGGATCGGCGTGTCGTTGCCCATGGAGCCGATGGCTTCCTGGCCGGTCAGCATCATCGGCGTCATCAGGATGCGCAGATCTTCCTGGGTATAGCCGAATGCCTGCTGCTGCTTCAGCAGCGGCACGCCGGTCGACGGCGGCTCGACGCCGTTGCGCTCGGGCAGCGTCTCCAGCTGGATCTGCGCCGCGTCGAGCAGCTTCTGGTACGGCTTGGCCGAGGCCAGCTGCGCCTTGATTTCCTCGTCGTCGATGATGCGGCCTTCGACGGTGTCGATCAGCAGCATCTTGCCGGGCTGCAGGCGCCACTTCCTGACGATCTTGCTCTCGGGCACGGGCAGCACGCCGGCTTCCGAT from Emcibacter sp. SYSU 3D8 harbors:
- a CDS encoding pyridoxamine 5'-phosphate oxidase family protein — its product is MTEKPFNYDYVGGYTLDEQAEAELIAAQNECTFMWSTKEGWPVGVIMSYIFEKGCFWLSVSSLRVRVQAVERDPRVSIAITSKGTSTLASRALTYKGTCEVFKDQATIDWFLPLLAKRLRGGDEEAQKLFVKLNDTPNRRVLKVTPVKRIGYDGQKMRKATEEAVAAGREIGPS
- a CDS encoding DDE-type integrase/transposase/recombinase translates to MLVKLHANATTTPKTRAYIQSSPLSVAELVTELNVSERTVRRWKGRVDVADHSCTPHTLATDFTFEEEEIAVGLRTDLNLSLDDALEVMRRCIRPNISRSALHRCFQRRGVSRRPKPSERPAEPFASEPFGYVHIDLKHLPRLERKAAYVFVAIERTTRFVHVEIIETRSGPIVAGCLQRFLESFGYPVHTILTDNGSEFTDRFGDARWRKRDNGTGEHPFDKICQKHAIKHKLTRPYRPQTNGMAERFNRRLAEAIRNHPPIDANNGKNRFETHQQRNDFILAFVRDYNRTRLRCLGHKAPAELLANLPGHNTHAGTQLFVGLVDCLRASSTNEVSFVTERHGHSAPSPTGFPRARE
- a CDS encoding nitronate monooxygenase family protein, whose product is MWQDRRILDLFGIDHPLLLAPMAGSAGSALAVAVAKAGGLPALPCALLSPEQMRAEIGVIRQQATGPLNLNFFCHTPPEPDPAREQAWRAKIAALYGPVPDGPDAPPRRPFDEAACAVVEDSRPEVVSFHFGLPAAPLLARVRATGARIIASATTVDEAVWLERSGVDAVIAQGAEAGGHRGMFLGLDTATQTGTFSLVPLVTDAVKVPVIAAGGVSDGRAMAAALVLGAAAVQVGTAFLRSPEALTSTLHRKALAAGGPTAMTNVITGRPARGFTTRLVRDVGPINPDAPAFPLASNAIASLRKAAEADGRPDFSPVWAGQSFSLASEEPATVIAERIVRDAARLLDR
- a CDS encoding glutamate synthase subunit beta, coding for MGKPTGFKEFDRLDRKYAPVEERVKNYNDFVIPLPAEELNKQAARCMDCGIPFCHNGCPVNNIIPDFNDLVYRNEWKEAFITLDSTNNFPEFTGRICPAPCEASCTLNIDDKPVTIKTLECAIIDRAFEEGWVQPRPAPYRTGKKVAVVGSGPAGMAAAQQLARAGHEVTLFEKNRKVGGLLRYGIPDFKMEKHVIDRRVAQMEAEGVIFETGVHVGVDIEAGDLMKKFDAVLLTGGAEKARDLPVPGRELDGIEFAMDFLPQQNRRVGGEPVGNVKEILAGGKNVVVIGGGDTGSDCIGTSFRQGALSVTQIEIMPQPPEHENKALVWPNWPMKMRTSSSQAEGAIRDFAVNTVSFEGENGHVTGLNCVRVDEKFQPLPGTEFRIPADLVLLAMGFVSPVHEGMLQQLGVTLDPRGNVGADTVRYQSSVEKVFAAGDMRRGQSLVVWAIREGRQAARAVDLWLMGATELPR
- the gltB gene encoding glutamate synthase large subunit; this translates as MSKPDREITRPGLPKAQGLYNPSQEHDACGIGFVANIKGKKSHEIVQQGLQILLNLDHRGAVGADPKAGDGAGILIQVPDAFMRTEAGKLDITLPKAGHYGVGVIFLPREEAQQEKIKELVETVTALEGQRFLGWRDVPVDNSDFSEALKKTEPVIKQFFIGRGAAVIDEDSFERKLYTLRKVVSAGVLQMGQAVYDWYYIPSLSARTMLYKGILLAKQVGQYYMDLQDPLMESALALVHQRFSTNTFPSWKLAHPFRFICHNGEINTVRGNINWMNARRDALRSEVYGEDLEKLWPLIPEGQSDSADFDNALELLVHGGYSMAHAMMMLIPEAWSGNPLMDSERRAFYEYHAALMEPWDGPAAVAFTDGRQIGATLDRNGLRPARYIITDDDVVILASEAGVLPVPESKIVRKWRLQPGKMLLIDTVEGRIIDDEEIKAQLASAKPYQKLLDAAQIQLETLPERNGVEPPSTGVPLLKQQQAFGYTQEDLRILMTPMMLTGQEAIGSMGNDTPIPALSNLPKPLYSYFKQRFAQVTNPPIDPIREELVMSLTSFIGPRPNLLGLGAGGHKRLEVHQPILTNADLEKIRHIGDVAGNPFQTLTVDATYPSSEGAAGLKAALDRICSEAEEGVEADYNIVIVSDRAVSQDRIPIPSLLATSAVHQHLIKRGLRTGAGLVIETGEAREVHHFCLLAGYGAEAINPWLAFDTIVNMLPHLDEQIPEKSAKERYVKAISKGILKVMSKMGISTYQSYCGAQIFDAVGLTSQFVDDYFYGTPTTIEGSGLPEIAEESVRRHKLAFGHSPVYANQLDVGGDYMYRIRGEDHVWTPETVSALQHAVRGNSQERYRQFAAAINDEGERLTTPRSLFNIKHAPTPVPLEDVEPASEIVKRFSTGAMSFGSISREAHTTLAIAMNRIGGRSNTGEGGEEPDRFLPMPNGDSMRSAIKQVASGRFGVTAEYLVNADDIQIKMAQGAKPGEGGQLPGHKVDEIIAKVRHSTPGVGLISPPPHHDIYSIEDLAQLIFDLKNVNPQARVSVKLVSEVGVGTVAAGVSKAKADHVTISGYEGGTGASPLTSLKHAGSPWEIGLAETQQTLVLNRLRGRIAVQVDGGLRTGRDVIVGALLGADEFGFATAPLIAAGCIMMRKCHLNTCPVGVATQDPELRKKFTGQPEHVINYFFFLAEEVREYMAAMGFRTMNEMIGRVDMLDMRKAHDHWKAKGLDFTRLFHKPDIDGDVAIFHNEEQKHGIWDIPDRVLIEQAQPALVDGTPVKIDIPVRNVNRTVGAMLSGEVAKRYGHAGLPEDTIAVKLTGTAGQSFGAFLARGVSFELEGEGNDYVGKGLSGGRVVIYPHRESQFPAPDSIIVGNTVLYGAIAGECYFRGVAGERFAVRNSGATAVVEGVGDHGCEYMTGGIVAVIGKTGRNFAAGMSGGIAYVLDEEGDFDRRVNLQMVEIAPIPAEDELMNRILHLQGDLENHGIVDLDHDMTRYDAERLCLLLKKHLRYTGSDRARHILENWAEYLPKFIKVMPVDYRMALEQMQAKRNVQRAVAAAGGR